A window of the Nibribacter ruber genome harbors these coding sequences:
- a CDS encoding Mrp/NBP35 family ATP-binding protein yields MAITKEDVLKALSYVEEPDLGKDLVTLNMIEDVAIDGLKVSFTVILTTPACPLKDLIRSACIRAITTMVDPAAEVTVNMTSRVTTARVDTTVLKGVKNIIAVASGKGGVGKSTVTANLAVALAQSGAKVGLVDADISGPSVPTMFGVEDARPVVYRTPEGQNLIQPIEKFGIKLISIGFLTPAEHAVVWRGPMASSALKQFITEVEWGDLDYLLIDLPPGTSDIHLTLVQTVPVTGAIIVTTPQKVAIADAVKGLQMFRQPQINVPVLGLVENMAYFTPAELPDNRYYIFGQGGGRDLAERYGVPFIGEIPLVQSIRENGDAGTPQILEEGSPATAVFKQVAEEVARQVSVRNASMARTQVVEIKA; encoded by the coding sequence ATGGCCATTACCAAAGAAGACGTATTAAAAGCCCTTAGTTATGTAGAGGAGCCAGATCTTGGAAAAGACTTGGTGACTTTGAACATGATTGAGGATGTAGCAATAGACGGCCTTAAGGTGAGTTTCACCGTGATTCTCACCACGCCGGCCTGTCCCCTCAAAGACCTCATCCGGAGCGCCTGCATCAGGGCCATCACCACCATGGTGGACCCTGCCGCCGAGGTGACCGTGAACATGACCTCCCGCGTGACCACTGCCCGCGTAGATACCACGGTATTGAAAGGTGTGAAGAATATTATTGCTGTGGCTTCTGGCAAAGGAGGCGTGGGCAAGTCTACCGTAACCGCTAACCTGGCCGTGGCCTTGGCTCAGTCTGGTGCGAAGGTAGGTTTGGTAGACGCTGATATCTCGGGTCCATCTGTGCCGACTATGTTTGGCGTAGAAGATGCTCGTCCTGTGGTGTACCGCACACCCGAAGGTCAGAACCTCATTCAGCCGATTGAGAAATTTGGTATCAAGCTTATCTCCATCGGGTTCCTGACGCCGGCAGAACACGCGGTGGTTTGGCGCGGTCCTATGGCCAGTTCTGCTTTGAAGCAGTTTATCACCGAGGTAGAATGGGGCGATTTGGATTATTTACTCATTGACCTTCCGCCGGGAACCAGTGACATTCACCTGACGTTGGTACAGACAGTACCGGTAACGGGCGCCATCATAGTGACCACTCCGCAGAAAGTAGCCATAGCCGATGCCGTGAAAGGTTTGCAGATGTTCAGACAACCGCAAATCAACGTGCCGGTCTTGGGATTGGTAGAAAACATGGCCTACTTCACCCCAGCCGAACTGCCTGATAACAGATACTATATCTTCGGGCAAGGCGGAGGACGTGATTTGGCAGAGCGCTACGGGGTTCCATTTATTGGCGAGATTCCGTTGGTACAAAGCATTAGAGAGAACGGTGACGCGGGCACCCCGCAGATTCTGGAAGAAGGCTCACCGGCTACCGCGGTATTCAAGCAGGTAGCCGAAGAAGTGGCCCGCCAGGTGTCTGTTAGGAACGCCAGCATGGCCAGAACTCAGGTAGTAGAAATTAAAGCGTAA
- a CDS encoding NifU family protein codes for MVDSALNEILLLQVEQALDTIRPYLKTDGGDVKVLEISEEKIVQIELVGACGSCPMSAMTFKGGVEQAIMKAVPEIKGVVAVNLTPISESFV; via the coding sequence ATGGTAGACAGCGCATTGAATGAAATATTGCTTCTTCAGGTAGAGCAGGCCTTAGACACCATTCGTCCGTACTTGAAAACAGACGGAGGTGATGTAAAGGTGCTGGAGATATCAGAAGAAAAAATAGTGCAGATTGAGTTGGTGGGTGCCTGCGGTTCTTGCCCAATGTCTGCCATGACTTTTAAAGGCGGTGTAGAGCAAGCCATCATGAAAGCCGTCCCAGAGATTAAAGGAGTAGTGGCCGTCAACCTGACGCCTATCTCTGAGTCTTTCGTGTAA
- the fahA gene encoding fumarylacetoacetase — protein MIRANDPSLHSWIQIAPESDFQIQNLPFGIFQAQDRDPRVGVAIGDYVLDVYVLTQHGLFDMLDVEDPTVFHRLYLNDFIALGRPIWRQVRDRISELLRNDNPEIRDNRELMAECLVKQKDSQMLMPVRVPNYTDFYSSMEHATNVGTMFRDPANALLPNWKHLPVGYHGRASSIIPSGVPVRRPKGQTKPVDVDSPIFGPTKQLDFELEVAFITGKSTELGTTITTLEAEEHIFGMVLFNDWSARDIQSWEYVPLGPFLAKNFASSISPWVVTLDALEPFRVPGPVQDPAVLPYLEYSGEKNLDINLEVTLQAPNMSQEAVICRSNYQYMYWNMNQQLAHHTINGCNLEVGDMYASGTISGPTPDSYGSMLELTWRGTKPLTLPDGSERKFIHDGDTITMRGYAERNGVRVGFGEVKAQILPAI, from the coding sequence ATGATTAGAGCCAACGACCCATCCCTTCATTCCTGGATTCAGATTGCGCCAGAGAGTGACTTTCAGATACAGAATCTTCCCTTCGGCATTTTCCAGGCCCAGGACCGTGACCCGCGCGTAGGCGTGGCCATTGGCGATTATGTCCTAGACGTGTACGTGCTTACCCAGCACGGCCTGTTTGACATGCTGGACGTGGAAGATCCTACCGTTTTTCATAGACTTTACCTCAATGATTTCATTGCCTTGGGCCGTCCTATCTGGCGCCAGGTGCGGGACCGCATTTCTGAACTCCTGCGCAATGACAATCCAGAGATTAGAGACAACCGCGAATTGATGGCCGAGTGCCTGGTGAAGCAGAAGGATTCCCAGATGCTGATGCCAGTACGAGTACCTAACTATACCGATTTTTATTCCAGCATGGAGCACGCCACCAACGTGGGCACCATGTTCCGGGACCCAGCCAATGCCTTATTACCCAACTGGAAGCACTTACCGGTGGGTTATCATGGACGCGCTTCGTCCATCATACCATCTGGCGTACCGGTGCGCCGACCTAAAGGACAGACCAAACCTGTTGATGTTGATTCTCCCATCTTCGGGCCTACCAAACAGTTGGACTTTGAGTTGGAGGTAGCCTTCATCACTGGCAAATCCACGGAGTTGGGAACTACCATCACCACCCTAGAGGCTGAAGAGCATATCTTTGGCATGGTGCTATTCAATGACTGGTCTGCCAGAGACATTCAAAGCTGGGAATATGTGCCGTTGGGACCGTTCTTGGCTAAGAACTTCGCGTCATCTATTTCGCCGTGGGTAGTGACCCTAGACGCATTGGAGCCGTTTAGAGTACCGGGACCAGTTCAAGACCCTGCCGTGTTGCCTTATTTGGAATACAGCGGAGAGAAGAACCTAGATATTAACCTGGAAGTAACCTTGCAGGCACCCAACATGAGTCAAGAAGCGGTGATTTGCCGTTCTAACTACCAATACATGTATTGGAACATGAACCAGCAGTTGGCGCACCATACTATTAATGGCTGTAACCTAGAAGTGGGTGATATGTATGCCTCGGGCACCATCTCTGGCCCTACCCCAGATTCATATGGCTCTATGCTGGAACTGACCTGGCGTGGCACCAAGCCGTTAACCTTACCAGACGGTTCTGAGCGTAAATTCATCCACGACGGCGACACCATCACTATGCGGGGCTACGCCGAAAGAAATGGCGTGCGCGTGGGTTTCGGGGAAGTGAAAGCCCAGATTTTACCCGCTATTTAG